A window of Actinomadura viridis genomic DNA:
GGGCGACGTCGCCGCGGGCGACGAGATGGGCGACGACGGCCTCACCGTGCCGCTCGTCGGGTTCTCCGCGGACGAGGACGCCGGCCACGCCGGGGACACGGCGGATGGCGTCCTCGATCTCCTGGGGGTAGACGTGGTAGCCGGTGTTGATCATCCGGTCGAGCCGGCCGCGGAGATGGAGGTAGCCGTTCTCCAGGCGGCCCAGGTCGCCGAGCGAGCACCAGCCGTCGGCGTCGGCGTACTCGGCGACCACCATCGGAGACCGGACGCGGACCTCCCCGGACGGCCCGAGGCGCAGGTCGCCGGCCGCGGCGACGGGACGGCCGCAGCTGCCCGCCCGGGACATGTCGCCCTCGGCGATCGCCCGGTGGTCGGCCTGGTCGAGGACGGTGAGGGGCCAGCCGCCCTCCAGCCGGCCGTAGACCTGGACGAGGACGTCCCCGAACAGGTGCACGCCGTCCCGCAGGTCTGCCGGCGCCAGCCGCGCCCCGCCGTAGATGAGGCGGCGCAGCGCGCCCAGCCCGCCGGGACGGTTCCGCACGGCGTCGGCGAGCCGGGAGACCATGCCGGTGACCATCATCGTCGAGGTGATCGTGCCGGTCCGGAGCAGGTCGAGCACGGCGCCGGCGTCGAACCGGCGCATGATCACCTGGGGCAGTCCCATGCGCAGGAACGGGAAGGTCCCCACGAGTCCCGTGCCGTGCATCAGCTGCTGGACGGTGAGGAAGCACTCGTCCGGCCCGAAGCCGGGGCCGTAGCCGCCATCGCGATAGAGAACGATGTTGGCGGCCATCGTGGCCTCCCAGTTGCCGTACGAGATCGGCACCGCCGACAGCTCTCCGGAACGGACGGCCCGGGGGTAGAGCAGCAGGGTGCGATCGGCCGGGATCTCCGGCTCGGGCGGCACGGGCGGGCCGGTGAGCGGCTCGTCGTCATCGTGCACCAGCGCCTCGCCCCCGGCGTG
This region includes:
- a CDS encoding class I adenylate-forming enzyme family protein; its protein translation is MNATRAALLAAGSRVLVSDDAGRTRTGDELAGRVDRLAGALAGRGLAGGRIGLWHTNAIAAIEASLAVEWLGATRVPVDPGAAPAEAAATWRAAGTDAVLVDREHAGGEALVHDDDEPLTGPPVPPEPEIPADRTLLLYPRAVRSGELSAVPISYGNWEATMAANIVLYRDGGYGPGFGPDECFLTVQQLMHGTGLVGTFPFLRMGLPQVIMRRFDAGAVLDLLRTGTITSTMMVTGMVSRLADAVRNRPGGLGALRRLIYGGARLAPADLRDGVHLFGDVLVQVYGRLEGGWPLTVLDQADHRAIAEGDMSRAGSCGRPVAAAGDLRLGPSGEVRVRSPMVVAEYADADGWCSLGDLGRLENGYLHLRGRLDRMINTGYHVYPQEIEDAIRRVPGVAGVLVRGEPDERHGEAVVAHLVARGDVAPRPLVDRVDAELRMRFARYKVPRRYLVTDTLPEE